TGGCGCGTCCTTTTGCCTATGCCATGCGCGACAAGGGCGAAAACGACCTGCTAGAGGGAGCGCTGCGCTCGGTGCGCTCCGAAGCCTGGGAAGACCTCTCCAGCATTGAGCAAGCCCGCCTCAGTCTGGCGATCGCCCGCCATATTATCGACCAATCCAAGGTTTGACCCATTCAAGGCTTGAGCCATCTAAGGCGCGATTCATCCAGTGCGGCGGGTAGGACGGAGTAGCAGAGCGACAGGGTAGCCCGCTCCAGCGCCCCAATACGCCAACCCCTCCTACCCCCGCCGCCTCAGTTGCGTAGCAAAGTTCTCACGGCGCGTGGGCGAGAGTTTGCGGGCTTTAAGAATGGCTGCCATCAGAAACGCATAGGACACGCTGCCGACGATGGCCAGCGCCGACAGGTTCAAAATGCCGCAGACGTTCCATAGCGCGTGCAGCACAGAGGCCGTCAGATAGCCCGTTCCCAGAGTCCGCCAGCGGTGGTCCGGCTTCAACATGCTGAGGCCGATGAAATAGCCCAAATAACCGCTATAGGCGATGTGTCCGGCGATTGACCCCAGCACGCGGGCAATCAAAATTTGCAGCCCCGACACTTCTCCCAGCCCGATGCCTCCCTGCATGTTCACGTTCTGAATCACGCTGGGCACGTATTGTCCGAGCGTTTCCAGCAGCGTGAAGCCAACGGCCGAAGCAGTGCCCAGCAAGATACCATCCAGCGGTTCCCAGACCCCCAACCGCTCTCGCCAGGGCGATCGCAGCGCCAGACCCACCGCGCAGGCCACCAGCACCGGAATCGCCTTCAGCAGTTCCTCCATCAGCCCTGCCCCGATGAACATCTGCCCCAGCAAAACCAGCAAATTGCCAGAAAACCGGGCGGGAATGTCTCCGGGCAACAGGTCTTGGAACACATAGATAAACAGGTTCAGCACCGGGCTGAGCAGCAGCACCACCATCATCAGCGCCGCCCCCAACAGCCACCATAAGGGTTTGGGCTTGCCGCAAAGCTGGTAGACCACGTAATAGGCGGCGATCGCCAGATAGGTCGCCAGTGTGACATTAAACACGGGCGGATTGCCTACTGCAATAAACAGCAGCACCACAAAGCTGACGGTGATGATTCCTGGCACCAAGTAAGCCCGCTGGAGCAGATCGGTTCCCGTGGACAGAATGGGAAACAACTGACTGACGGTGATGCCTTCATCAGCAAACCCTGCATCTTCCGGCGGGTCTGGCACATCGGCCTCTGCCTGCAAGTCGCTCGACACGGTGGGAATCAGGCGGGCATCGGGGATCGAAGCATCATCTGCCGACTGAACCGGGCGCAGCTCAAACACAAACTGCGGCCCGCGCTGGCCTAAGGAGAGGCGATCGCCCGCCCGCAACCGCTCTGCCTGATGCAGGAGTCGCCCATTCAGGTAAGTCCCGTTCGTGCTTTCCAGGTCGCGGAGTTGCCAGCCTACTCGGTCAGGCGTGGCTTCGATACAGGCATGAAACCGGGAAACCCCGCTGTAGGCCGCCGAATCCACCACAATTTGGCAGTCTGGATCGCGCCCCAGCCGCACCTCTCGCGTCAGCGGCAGGGGGTATGCCACATCTGCCTGAGCTGCGTCCGTCGGGGCACATAGCCGCAGATAGGCGACCTGGGGCACAAAGTCCGTCACTGGTTTGCTCGGGCATCGCGGACGGCCGCCAAAAACAGCAGCACCGTTAGAGGAATGCTAAGCGCCAGAATAATGCCCGTGGGCGCTGTCCCCAGTTGGGGGGTTTTGGAGGTCAGCTCGAAGATGGAACCAATGGCGGCGATCGCCGCAATACAGGAGCCTGCAAGAAACAGGCCGCTTTTGGGAGTCATCATAGGGCGGAGGGATGGGCGGACGGTAGCAGCAGTCAATCGAGACGGGACTCAGGCAACGGGCTTCACAGCCTGCACCGAAAAGCCATTCTTGCTTAGCTCTTGGTTCAGCGCCAGGGCGTTGTCCACACGGTCTACAAACATCACGCCGTTCAGGTGATCCATTTCATGCAAAATGACCCGCGCCAGCAGATCATTTGCCACCAGCTTTTGCGGGCGGCCCATCTCGTCTTTGTAGGACACCTCAACCTCTTCTGGGCGAGTCACGTCCAGAAATACGCCCGGAATGCTCAGACAGCCCTCCTGAATCACGCAGGTTTTGCTGCTCTGGCGCGTGATGCTGGGGTTGATCAGCACCAGCGGCGGGGTCTTGGGTTCATCCAGATGAATGTCAATCACGATGAGCTGCTTGTGAACCCCGACCTGGGGAGCCGCCAGCCCAATGCCGTCTTCGCTATACATGGTTTGCAGCATTTGCCGCGCCAGTTGGCGCACCTCGTCGTCCACTTTGGTAATGCGCTTGGCAGGCTGCCTCAGCACGCGATCGCCCAGGTAGTGTAGCTCCAGCGGCGGCTTCGACAGCTTTTTCTTTTCGACAAAAATAGACGAGGTGGTTTGAGAAGGCATGGCAGAGAATGACGAGGCAGCATCGACATAAGTTTATCTTTCTCTATATTAGACCCCCCGTGCGAGTCGTTGAACGGCGCGGATAACGAGCATTGTTTCATGAGCATTGTTTCATGAGCATTGTTTACAGATGCAAGCTGAATCGGCCAATCAAACCACCGCGCATCCGCATAGTCCGGCATAATCCGGCAGGATTCAGCATGATTCGGCAAAATCTGGTAAAGCCATTTGCAATCCCTGTTCGCAATCCCTATTTGTCATCACGACATTCGTTGTTCCCACGCTCGTCTATCCGACTGGGTGAACCTCCCTGGGGGATTTTCCCCAAACGCATTGTTTTGTATCTAAGAACACAGTATTATTTTCCTCAGTGAAACTAGTTGGCTAGCACCTGTGGGGCGATCGCCTCTTCCCTAAGGGTTATTTGCCAACGGGTTAGTTTTTGCTTTGGTTGGGTTCTTTGCCCACCGCGCGGGCAACCTGCGCCAGTCCAGACGCAATGCTGCCCCTTCACCCACGCTGCATCTTGGTTTCGTGATCCGTTTTTGATTTCCGAAGGACTGCTGTTTCATGAACATTAAATGGACTGCGCCCAGCGCTGAATCCCTCGCATCGCTCCAACCCCGCATCTGGCAAGACTGCGATCGCACCACCCAAAAGATGCTGTGGCATGTCTATGACCCGATTTCTGGCGAAGCAAGTTCCCTAGAGTCTCAAGCTGACGTTGAAGAATGGCTGGCCCATCGCGCCTACTCATAGCGGAATGCAGAGGTCAGGTTTTGGGACGTAGCGCGTCTTGCGTGAGTGTTTCGCGTGAGCGTCTGGCATGAGCGTCTGGCATGTAGTCCTATCCTCTGATCTCTGCTGCCCTCGCCGCTAGATGCCCGCTATCCGGTTGTTATAAAGGCTCATGGCTTTTTCGGTGCTTTGCTGAAGGCTGAGGGCGATCGCCGCTTCGCACAACCGCAGCACTTCGGTCAAAATTTCTGTTTCCGCCTTGGAAAACTGCCCTAACACATGAGAAACCGTGTCTTTGTCTTCCGGGGCGACGGTTTTGGGCTTGCCGATACCGATGCGGAGGCGCGGAAAATTTTGCGTACCCAGGTGCGAAATGATGGACTTCATGCCGTTGTGTCCGCCTGGGGAACCCGATAGCCGCAACCGCAGCCGACCCAGCGGCAAATCCATATCGTCGTAAACCACCAGCACGGACTCCGGCGAGAGCTTGTACCAATCCACCACCGCACGAATCGACTGACCCGATAGGTTCATGTAGGTCTGGGGCTTGAGCAGTCGAATTTTGTCACGGTGCGGGCCAGTGCCTTCCCCAAAAATGCCCTGAAATTTTTTGTGGTCTGCCAGGTTGATCTGCCAGGAGCGGGCTAGCTCGTCCACTAGCATAAATCCGACATTGTGCCGGGTGCGGTCATACTTAGCGCCCGGATTGCCCAGACCCACAATGAGCTGAGGCGTAGGGGCGATCGCCACATCACGAGACTCGCCCATCGTCTAGCTGGGTTGGGAAGGGCTGGCGGCATCTTCTTCGACGGGCGCGATCACTTCAGCATCCGTCGGCTCAGCCTTCTCAGTTGCCGAGAGAACCTTTTGCGCGGGCGGCTCTAGCTTGGCTTCCATCGGTTGGCTGATGGTTTTCTCGATTTGCTCTGCTTCCTTCTTAAACTCTTCCTGAAACTCGCGAGACGCATCCTGGAAGCCCTTGATCGCCTTGCCCAAGCTGCGCCCAATCTCTGGCAGTTTTTTCGGGCCAAAGATCAGCAGCGCCAGAATCATAATCACCGCCATTTCTGGCAGACCAATCCCAAAGATGTTCACAGCCGTTTCTCCTGTCGGTCAGCGCTGGATGCCTTAGATAGCCTGTAGACAGCCTGTAGATAGCCACGTTGCGCCTTTGCTTGGCAGCAATCAGACGGCTTCAAACATTTGACTTTCGTCTGACTTTAGAGACTGCCGCAGTATCCACAGATCCTACAAATACTTCCTACAGATACTAAGGATATATGTTCACGCCTTTTAAGAATAGCGCTTCCAGAAAGTGCTGCCTTCTTCCCACAGGCATTCTGGAATGATTAGGCGCGAACCACAATTCACCGACTCTTTGCAAAACCCGTAAATTTTTTAAGGAAATGATTTTCAGGAAGCCTTATATAAAGGAACTACAAAGCTCTGGTTAAGTTTATGGCGGTTTTGGGGGTCGCTGATAGAATCGAGGGGTCTTTTTATGGTTTGCCTTGCTCGGTTCTTTAGCTGGCGTAACGTTTCAAGCTGGTGCAATGTCAAACCGATCAGACAATCTACTGGCGCACTACTGGCGTACTTTTATCTTCAGAATTCTTAAGCTTTCAACTTGTAGGCGCATCAGTCCCCGTTCAAGCTCCGTTAAATTAAGCCATTTCCCTTTGCCGTTTTTATTGTCTTTTGGGTTATGCCTTCGCCCATTCGGTTTTCTCGAACCCATCGCTATTCTCGTAGCCGAGTGCGCTTGCTCCTGCGCCCTAGAGTCTGGCTGTCGGCAGTGGTGCCTGTGCTGGCGTTGGCGTTGGCCTGGGCCTATTGGCAGCGTCCTGCTTTGCTGTCCAATTGGTTAGGCGATCGCCCCCTAGAATTCGGTGCCGACTCGTCTGGAGATCGTGCCCTGCCGCCGGGTCTCTTTGAGTCAAACCCAACGGGGCAAGGTCGATCCCTGGGCGATCGCGCTCAAATCGACATTGACAACCTGCCCGTGCTGGGAGCGCGTCGATTTCCAACGGGAACACCTCTGGCGCTAGAGGAGCCGCTCGTTTCTTCTAGCGACCTGCCCGATGCGCTCAAGTCGCCGAGCCAAGCAGGTTCCTCCTCTAGTCTGCCTGCATCGTCGGCGATCGCCCTCACAAACCTCCTGTTGCTGAACCCTGCCCCCACAGCCAGCCGCTCGTCCAGGGGTTCAGCCAAGCCAGACCCAATCCTGAACACAATCACCGTTTCGCCAACGACCAGTCCTATTACAACCAGTTCTATATTGCCTAGTCCGGCGATCGCCCCTGCTGGCACAGTGAGTACTGTGGGTACAGTGAGCAGCCCTATTCCCGGCTCTACGCCATCTCAACCAGTTCTCCCCGTTAGCCCACTGGAATCAGCGCTCCAGCGTCAGGCAGGCTCCAGCAGCCCACCTTCTACGGTCGAGCCGTCTCCAGCAGGTTCATCTGGCACTTCCCCCAGAATTCCTGGCACCGTTCCCAGCGGTTCCGTCCTGCAACCTATTCCTGGAGAACCCGCCCAACCTCTGAGCCAACCCTCCCTCACCCCAGCCTTTTCTACGCCCACGCTACCGGGCCCCTATCTGCCCCGCACCTCGCCACCACCGGGCAGCACGGGCTACCTGCCGCCATTAGGGGTTCAGCCCCTGCCGACGAGCACACTGGGTCAGCCGATCGGTGCGCCTGCGCCCCTTCCCTCCGGTTTGCCCGTGCCTGATTCCTCCATTTCAGGCTCAGGGATTTCAGGGGCGGGCGCAGCAGGCTTCCCAGGCGGCAACTCCTCAGTGCTGCCGCAACCCCAGTTTGACGGGCGCAACTTCTACACGGCTCCCACGCAGCCTGCTCAGCCCCCTACAGTTGAAGCGGCTCCGTTTTCGGCTCCGTCCCGGCCTCGCAACGGCGAGTTCAACACGTTCTCGAATCCGTAAGCGCCCGTTCTGGCAGCGATTTGCAGGTCTTCCAAACCATCGGCGCTGTTTAATATATCCATCAAACTGAGCGGAAATGGTGTGTAGCAAACGGGCAGCTACACACCATTTCGTTGCATCAGTTTCGTTGCATCAGTTTCGTTGCATCAGTTTCGTTGCATTAGTGTTGCATTAGTTTCGTTGCATTAGTTTCGTTGCATCAGTCAGCCGTCCCGAACAAAGCATTCATGAAAACGCATTCATGAAAACACGCTCATGGACGCTGTTAGAAATGGCGGATGATGGCATCGGCAAACTCAGAACATTTCAGCGGCTCTACGGGTGGCTCCATCAGTCGGGCCAGGTCGTAGGTGACTTCGCCGGCCGAGATCGCGCCGCCGATGCCTTTCTTAATCAGGTCCGCCGCTTCCTGCCAGCCCATATATTCCAGCATCATCACCCCAGAGAGGATGACGGAGCCGGGGTTAATGCGGTCTAGTCCTGCGTGCTTGGGCGCGGTGCCGTGGGTCGCCTCGAAGATGGCAGCAGAGTCGCCAATGTTCGCGCCGGGGCCCATACCCAGCCCGCCGACGACAGCCGCTGCCGCGTCAGAGAGATAGTCGCCGTTCAGGTTCATCGTCGCCAGGATGGAATATTCATCGGGGCGCGTCTGGATTTGCTGAAAGATGCTGTCGGCGATGCGGTCGTTGACCATGATCTTGTCTTTCCACTGGCCGCTGCCGTGGGTGTCCCAAATAGCATCGAGGACGGATTGTACCTCGTCGCAGATTTGCGCCTTTTTCTCCGCCGTCAGCGCGTCATAGCCCGGATCGATCATGCGGGCATTGTCTTCGATGCTGAGGTCGGGATTTTTCTCCTTGTTGCCCAAAATCCAGGATTCCCGTTCTGTGATGCACTCAGCGCGAAACTCGCTGGTGGCCAGTTCGTAGCCCCAATCGCGGAATGCGCCTTCGGTGTATTTCATGATGTTGCCCTTGTGAACCAGCGTCACCATCTGCTTATTTTTGGGCAGGCGCAGGGCGTGGCGGATGGCGCGGCGCACGAGGCGCTGGGAACCCGTTTTGCTGATGGGCTTGATGCCAATGCCCGAATCCAGGGGGATGCGTTTTTTGCCGTGTTCGGGGGTGGCGGGAATCAGGTCTTCATTGAGGATCTTGATGAGGCGATCGCCCACTTCGCTGCCCTGCTTCCATTCAATGCCCAGGTAGATATCTTCGGTGTTTTCCCGATAGATAATTACATCCAGCTTTTCAGGCGTTTTGTGGGGTGAGGGCGTGCCTGCATAGTATTTACACGGGCGAATGCAGGCGTACAGGTCAAAAATTTGCCGCAGGGCGACGTTTAGCGAACGAATGCCGCCGCCGACGGGCGTAGTCAACGGCCCCTTGATCGCCACGCCATATTCTCGAATTGCCGCCAGCGTATCTTCTGGCAGGTATTGATAGGTGCCGTAGAGTTCGCAAGCTTCATCGCCTGCATACACCTTGAACCAGACAATCTGGCGCTGCCCGCCGTAGGCTTTTGCCACGGCCGCATCAAACACCTTCTGAGCCGCGGGCCAAATGTCTACGCCTGTGCCGTCGCCTCGAATAAAGGGAATGATAGGGTTGTCAGGAACCTGTGGCTCACCGTTTTCAAACGTGATGCGTGAACCCTCGGTCGGGGGAATAATCTTTTCATACATAGAGCGTTGCCGACTCCTAAGTGATAAATCAACGATTCTTGGCTAGTTTAGTGGCGGAGAGAAGAGCCAGAATGCTCAAGAGTGAGCAGCTTTCGGATCAGTTTCTCCAAAGTTTCTCGACAAGAGTGCTTCCTTGAGGCAACGTGCCAGTTTTTTTTAGCCAGGGGCATGATATCTCAAACTTGCAATTGCTCAATTTCTCAAAGATGAATCGGAGGAACTGTTCATCTAAGACAATCAACGGTGGGGCAACCGCAAAAAAGGCGAAAAAATCCTTAAGATGAAGGTGTCTTTGGGTGATGTCACTGTTTTGTCAGATTTATCTGATAATTTTGCTGAATGTCCCCTGATTTGAAAAATGATTTGGAAAACTTAGGAAGCTTGACCGTCCCAAAAACTCCTCCTTAAAAGTTTATTCCGTTGAACGGGATTGCTTAAGAAGAATTAGCAGGTTAGTTCGGGAGCTAAGGGGGTGCGATCGCACCCTGTCTCAATTCAAGTCTCAGCCGCTATGATGGCTCGATGGAAGATCTCGATATATGCAAAAGGAACCTGTGATGCTGTTGGCAGGGTTGGAGATGGGTAACTGATATGAAACGCATTTTGATCGTAGATGACGACACCACCTTGCGGACAGCACTCACCCGATACTTGCAAAATCAGGGCTACTTGGTGCAAGAAGCCCAGTCTGGGCTGGAAGGGTTGACCTTGTTTGAGCAGCATCCGCCCGATCTGGTGGTTTCGGATGTGCTGATGCCAGAGATGGACGGGCTGGAGTTTTGTCGCCGCCTGCGGGCCAGCCGCACGGGGCAACTCGTGCCTTTTATCTTTCTCTCTAGCCGCAAGGAAGTGGACGACCGGGTGCAGGGCCACCAGATGGGCGCAGACGACTATCTGGCAAAACCCTTCGAGCCGAAGGAGCTGGTCGCCAAGATTGAGGCCCAACTGGAGCGATCGCGCCGGGTTCACTCCGAAATTGTGCGGCTGATGCAGCAGTCGGTCGGTGTTGGCACTGCGGGGGGCGATCGCCCTGCTACGCAGACCCCGCTTCCCCTTACGCCAGCGGAGGAAAAGGTGTTTGCTGAAGTGATCCAGGGCTATACCAACAAGCAAATTGGCGAGCGTCTCTTCGTCAGCCCGCGCACGGTGCAGACCCATCTCAGCAATATTCTCAGCAAGCTGGAGCTAGAAAACCGCTCGCAGCTAATCCGCTATGCCTATGAGCGGGGATATCGGCCGCCGGAATCGACGGAAGAGTGATGACGGAAAAGCGACAGAGGATTAGAACAGAGGATTAGAACAGAGGATTAGAAGCGGGTTTTTAGAACGCTCGTGCAAATTCCACTCTTTCCTGCGCTCCTCTTCGTGCAAATTCTACTCTCTCCTGCGCTCCTCTTAAAGACTTAAAGACTCGATACTGCAACCCGCTTCCCTCAAAGCCGCCGGATGAGTTGACGGGCGATCGCCCATTGCAGCATTCGTCTTGGGGCGCTGGCTTTGCGGAGGATCTTGGGTCGGAGGAAACGCCCCAGCAGAAGCCGCCCGATCCCTTTGAGGCGGGCGTTGAGGCGAATCCAGAGATAGCGCGATCGCCACTGGTGTCCGGTTCCGGCGTAGAGGGGGCGAAAGGCCACGGGCCCAGCCAGCACATCGGCGCGATGGATGCCGCTAATACCATGCTGGCGATGCTCCGGGTTGGGGATGCCGCCGTGTTCGCCGTAGTTGCGAAAGCTGATGTAGTTTTTGAAGCCGTGCGATCGCAGGTATTTATCCACCTCGGAGTCGAAATTGAAATAGCCCGTGCCGTGATGCTCATGCACCCAGTCAGCCAGTCCACAAAGGCAGCGGGCGGCAGCAGGCGTGACGACGTAGGCCACCAGCGAGGTCGAAAATCCTTCCGCAAAGCCATCAGGACTGAGGCTATAGATCTGTGCCGCGCAGGTGTAGAGCCAGCAGAGTCCGGTTGAAGGCTGAGACAGATCCATCGGCAGCGGCAGAGACGACATCCCAACCACGGGCACAAAATCCGCTTCGACAATCAGGGTCGGCCGGGGTTCTGCCGCCGCCTGCACCCATGCCCGACGGTGGTTCATCATGCAGCAATAGATGGCGGCATAGGAAGAGTCGGGCGATCGCTCATTGCGAAATAGCTTGACCTGCCAGCCTTCATTTGCCAGCGCTTGCTCTAGCGGCTCAGTCTCTTC
The Thermoleptolyngbya sichuanensis A183 DNA segment above includes these coding regions:
- a CDS encoding PrsW family glutamic-type intramembrane protease, giving the protein MTDFVPQVAYLRLCAPTDAAQADVAYPLPLTREVRLGRDPDCQIVVDSAAYSGVSRFHACIEATPDRVGWQLRDLESTNGTYLNGRLLHQAERLRAGDRLSLGQRGPQFVFELRPVQSADDASIPDARLIPTVSSDLQAEADVPDPPEDAGFADEGITVSQLFPILSTGTDLLQRAYLVPGIITVSFVVLLFIAVGNPPVFNVTLATYLAIAAYYVVYQLCGKPKPLWWLLGAALMMVVLLLSPVLNLFIYVFQDLLPGDIPARFSGNLLVLLGQMFIGAGLMEELLKAIPVLVACAVGLALRSPWRERLGVWEPLDGILLGTASAVGFTLLETLGQYVPSVIQNVNMQGGIGLGEVSGLQILIARVLGSIAGHIAYSGYLGYFIGLSMLKPDHRWRTLGTGYLTASVLHALWNVCGILNLSALAIVGSVSYAFLMAAILKARKLSPTRRENFATQLRRRG
- the def gene encoding peptide deformylase, with translation MPSQTTSSIFVEKKKLSKPPLELHYLGDRVLRQPAKRITKVDDEVRQLARQMLQTMYSEDGIGLAAPQVGVHKQLIVIDIHLDEPKTPPLVLINPSITRQSSKTCVIQEGCLSIPGVFLDVTRPEEVEVSYKDEMGRPQKLVANDLLARVILHEMDHLNGVMFVDRVDNALALNQELSKNGFSVQAVKPVA
- the pth gene encoding aminoacyl-tRNA hydrolase, whose product is MGESRDVAIAPTPQLIVGLGNPGAKYDRTRHNVGFMLVDELARSWQINLADHKKFQGIFGEGTGPHRDKIRLLKPQTYMNLSGQSIRAVVDWYKLSPESVLVVYDDMDLPLGRLRLRLSGSPGGHNGMKSIISHLGTQNFPRLRIGIGKPKTVAPEDKDTVSHVLGQFSKAETEILTEVLRLCEAAIALSLQQSTEKAMSLYNNRIAGI
- a CDS encoding TatA/E family twin arginine-targeting protein translocase, whose protein sequence is MNIFGIGLPEMAVIMILALLIFGPKKLPEIGRSLGKAIKGFQDASREFQEEFKKEAEQIEKTISQPMEAKLEPPAQKVLSATEKAEPTDAEVIAPVEEDAASPSQPS
- a CDS encoding NADP-dependent isocitrate dehydrogenase, giving the protein MYEKIIPPTEGSRITFENGEPQVPDNPIIPFIRGDGTGVDIWPAAQKVFDAAVAKAYGGQRQIVWFKVYAGDEACELYGTYQYLPEDTLAAIREYGVAIKGPLTTPVGGGIRSLNVALRQIFDLYACIRPCKYYAGTPSPHKTPEKLDVIIYRENTEDIYLGIEWKQGSEVGDRLIKILNEDLIPATPEHGKKRIPLDSGIGIKPISKTGSQRLVRRAIRHALRLPKNKQMVTLVHKGNIMKYTEGAFRDWGYELATSEFRAECITERESWILGNKEKNPDLSIEDNARMIDPGYDALTAEKKAQICDEVQSVLDAIWDTHGSGQWKDKIMVNDRIADSIFQQIQTRPDEYSILATMNLNGDYLSDAAAAVVGGLGMGPGANIGDSAAIFEATHGTAPKHAGLDRINPGSVILSGVMMLEYMGWQEAADLIKKGIGGAISAGEVTYDLARLMEPPVEPLKCSEFADAIIRHF
- a CDS encoding response regulator transcription factor, whose translation is MKRILIVDDDTTLRTALTRYLQNQGYLVQEAQSGLEGLTLFEQHPPDLVVSDVLMPEMDGLEFCRRLRASRTGQLVPFIFLSSRKEVDDRVQGHQMGADDYLAKPFEPKELVAKIEAQLERSRRVHSEIVRLMQQSVGVGTAGGDRPATQTPLPLTPAEEKVFAEVIQGYTNKQIGERLFVSPRTVQTHLSNILSKLELENRSQLIRYAYERGYRPPESTEE
- a CDS encoding LPS biosynthesis glycosyltransferase gives rise to the protein MTRDVVSPVTQPLLLKDEIQQAFIIAYREETEPLEQALANEGWQVKLFRNERSPDSSYAAIYCCMMNHRRAWVQAAAEPRPTLIVEADFVPVVGMSSLPLPMDLSQPSTGLCWLYTCAAQIYSLSPDGFAEGFSTSLVAYVVTPAAARCLCGLADWVHEHHGTGYFNFDSEVDKYLRSHGFKNYISFRNYGEHGGIPNPEHRQHGISGIHRADVLAGPVAFRPLYAGTGHQWRSRYLWIRLNARLKGIGRLLLGRFLRPKILRKASAPRRMLQWAIARQLIRRL